Genomic DNA from Ilyobacter polytropus DSM 2926:
CCAAAGACATCCATAGACCATCACTCCTCTTCATCAGAGATCACAAGGCTAAATTCAAAAGCCATAACCTTGTTTCCATCTCTCTCTTCTATCTTTAAATAATCGTGTTTAACCTGAGAAAAATCTCCACTTTCAATAAGTTTATCTTCAAAATCATAAAGATTTTGTTCTGGTGTCATTTCAGAATTTAGGTATGATATCCCTTTGATCCTGACATTTCCGCCTTCATGATGCATAGTATCTACCCATATATTTTCAGGAGCAAGAGTCTGAATAGTGTATAAAACCTCTGATATTCTTGTCTTTTTGTCAGAAAAAATCTCTTCTATAATCTCTATTTTATCTGTCAAATCAGGTATCTTACCTATCTCTACCTCTAGTTTTTTTATCTCTTCCTGGTTAAATGCTATCTCTCTCTTTGTCTCATGGATATTTTTTTCAAGATTCTTTTGTTTCATGTGGATTCCAAAGAAAATAGCTCCATTTATCAAAAAGAAAACTCCAGCGATTAAAACAGCTTTTTTAAGGTTTTGTGATACCCCTAACTTCTCTTTATATTCCGGTGTCAAAAAATTTATATCTCTCATATTCATATTCATAACTAAACCACCTCATCCATAACATTCCCAAGGAGCACAGCTATCTCTTCAAATTGATAAGGCTCTAATTTGCTTCTGTTCTCCTCTTTTGATGTTATACTGTCTAGCTCAAATGGCATAACCTCTAGTTCAAGAGATTTTTTTACATAGTCCCTCAGTCCCCTTAAAAGA
This window encodes:
- a CDS encoding PilN domain-containing protein; the encoded protein is MNMNMRDINFLTPEYKEKLGVSQNLKKAVLIAGVFFLINGAIFFGIHMKQKNLEKNIHETKREIAFNQEEIKKLEVEIGKIPDLTDKIEIIEEIFSDKKTRISEVLYTIQTLAPENIWVDTMHHEGGNVRIKGISYLNSEMTPEQNLYDFEDKLIESGDFSQVKHDYLKIEERDGNKVMAFEFSLVISDEEE